Within Rhipicephalus microplus isolate Deutch F79 chromosome 9, USDA_Rmic, whole genome shotgun sequence, the genomic segment GACACATGGGTATCGTCATAAAGAAAGAGCCAGCTGAAAAACAAGAACCATCACTGTTACATACCATGAAACAGAAGTTCAAAATGAATTAAAGTTCAGTTCCAGAGTTACATAACTATACTGTACTGCGTGCCACAATGCAAGGTTTTAGGGTAACTTAAACAATCTTAATGACGCAATCCACATAGACCAAAAAAAGAAAGGGGACAGGATAGGACCTATCCtgtcccctttctttttttttttcatctatgtGTATTGCATACTTAAAATTTTTTCAATGTGAGCAAACTATCCCAACAACACGTTGTAGTATTAGGGCAATTTCGACCTACCGGATGTATTTGGACATTCTTAATGCATGCCGACTCTAAACAGATGAAAATTTTTACGTATGTGCAATTTGCCCCCTTGCTGAAGTGCATCTGAACAATTTTAAAGTTTAAAAATTCTAATAGCATTACAAACCCAAGTGCCACATATTTTTATCTTGGGAATCtcaatgaaactttttttttctgttttcataGAAATGCCTTTACCAGAAAAATACTTCTTGCCAGAATTGCTGCCcagtttttaaatactttacCTCACTTCCAGTCATCTAAAGCATCCCATTCCCAATCAGAAAAATCAACCAGAAGACACCATACATTCCCACTTACAATGTAAAGCAAGGACACTTTGGATGAGCTTCTAAAATTGACTCAGCTTTTACATTGCAGTCATGTCTCATGATGATGGCCCCATTACACTCATTCTAGCAACTAAGCATGTATATTTTATCAATCTCTCGCCCAAGAAACAATTCAAGTTCACTTCATTATAGTTCACTCTATTAAGGTGTGACTGAACCAATCAAACAGTGCACATTCTCTTCTTTCGTTTCTCATATGTAAGGAAACATACACAGTGGGAGCTCAACAAACAGAAATCGCTTAAACAGAATCACCACTGTGCAAATGGAACAACAAACAACAAACCCTGAAGTGCTCTTAGTTCCGTGTTAAAGTAATGCAGAACAGTCAATCGGAGTGTAAATTTTCTAGACCTTGTATATTTTTCCCCAAAAAGAGAGGATGTAAAATATATACTTCCTTTCTATCCAGAATACCATCTTCAACGAACAAAGGCTTTCTCAGCCATTGATTGGGGCAATAAaagctatgctttttttttcttcaccacaTCATCAGCATCTCTTCCAAGTTCAAGCTAACAAAGCCTAGTCCACTCGGTAGCCATGACTGCAACCCAAACCACAAGAAAGAACAGCAGATACATCACTTCTTGATGCTTAACATGCAAGAAGGGTTTATGGTGGCTTCTTATGTCCAACACTCATATTCCCTTCCTTATGTTTAGCAATTGAGGGACCTTGACACACCACGCTGTACGTAAAAAAATTTTCTCAGTACACATAATTATTGCTAATTGGAACACACTTCACCACTCCCGTGCAGTTTCGTTTGACCAAGATTGTACCGTAGTCTGATTACAGACAAAATTTAACTGGGTGTAGGTTGTTAACATGTACTTAAATGTGAGAAAGTGAGCACTTCAGCATTCCACTGTATGAATGCAGTAGGCACAGCCAAAGCTCAGCAGACAAACAATGCACCAGAGACTGACCGTGTAGTGTCAGTTCGAGGCATTCGCCAGCACCCCATCCAAGGATGGTGAACTTCCACAGCCGGTACGAATACAGGTAGGTCAGCACAAAGCTTCCAAGAAGAATCTGCACACACAGGGGAGAGAAGCAGCAGTTCAGCTGGCGTTTGATGCAAAGCCAATCAATGCATGAACTTTCAGAGGTGCGACAATGGTTATAAATGCATAGCAAAGCTGATAGCACAGTGTTTACTTTTAATTATTACTAAAATGTTATGAAAAAGGCATACTTTTGAAAAATTTTGACACATTGAGTAGTGTGGAACCAGTCTGGTGCGTAAATTGTCTGGTGCATAAGAATGTACGAACCAGACGGACGAAACACAAGTGGTTTTACATGCTGTACAAGTGTACATCCAGAATCACGCTTAACTAGTTTTCAGTGAATAATCATTTGGTTAATCACTGTTCACTGAAAACTAGTTAAGAGCAAATAATTTTTGCTTATTACCCCACTGATATAGTATACTAAATGGCATCCAAAGCCTGGGCATGTTCACCTTGGTGTAAATCTGGTAAATATTAATAAAAACTTCACTGTGCAATGAGGCAGTACTTGTtgatttcttcttgtccacctccTACTGAGCCAACTAAAGACAACTGCTAGTGGCAGGCAGGGTAGACCCTCTCACAACCAAATATTCTGCTAAAATAGAGGAAGGTCTGGTTAACGATCGGTAACATCTGAGCATCACAGTCCTTGTATTAATTTTTATTACTATTCATTTTTGTCAAAATAAAAATTTCTAGACTCAAGTATCTTGATGTGCTATCACAGGCCGCAACACTCGCACCTTATGCATCTCTCTAGAAGTAATTTACCAGCTGAGTTTTTCAGTCACTCCTTGTATCAACATTCAGACATGCCAATGACCGAAATTGTGGAGGCCTGCTGAGTGCAATACCACctgtacttaaaaaaaaaaaacccgtaaATGGCATTTTTGTGTTTACATTTCACAAGTGTGCAAGCAATCCTGCATAGTACACTAATTGAACAGTGTGTTAACGCTCGGGGCTCACATTTTGAAGACGATAATGCAGACAATGTACATTTAAACCTTTCTGAAAAGTACTTCTAATTCTTGCAGAGGCAACTTATGCAACAACAGCGAAGAGTGCAGTGATTGTGGCGATGCAGTTCGTTTCCTATCGTCACACCCAGGTGGCAAGTCAATTCACTCTATACCGCAAATTTGTTCATGGGCCTGTTTTGATTTCAGAACAGTGTTTCGTAACTGATATAGTCACGGGGTCGTGAGTTGGACGAAGGGAACAGTCCGCGTCTTCAAGGTGAAAATGTTGacttggccgaacttgtggccgatAAATGGAAAGTCAGATTGCAGCAACGCAATGGCACTGACAGCAACGAAcaaagcgtcggccgtcgatcaactgatcaTCGCTGGGACGCACTATCTTTAACACATCACGCCTCCAACTTTCTAGCCTTATTACTGGTGGTCGCGCAAGTTTTGGAATAAGCTTGAGTTTTTGCACGATGAGCACAACCTTAACAAATTGATTTACTACAGTTataaagcttctcgaacactgcaggcacggtttgtaCTGAGCATTGCATACGTAAAAACAGAATACAGCAGAAGTGAAATAAAAAACGTGCATGGCAGTATGTTCGAAGGACTTAGAATTACCCATGAAGGAAGACTGTGTATGAGAAACTATACATATCACTCCATGAAAGCCCTTAAACCATTCAGATGGGAGGGAGAGCACAATTGATTCCCAATGACAGGCTGAAAACGGCGTGTGTGTGGCTCCTACCATCTGGGAAATGTCGTAACCCCAGGGCAAGTAGAGGATGCCCGTGTTGTATTTCTCCCAGTGGGAGAGGATGAAGCAGAAATGGATGTTGCACAGGACAAGCAGGAAGCGCCACGTGTTGCAGCTCATCTCGGCTCGACCAAACACCGAGTAGAGGCACACTGGCATGAACAGGGTGGCCCAGCTGTCCAGGCCGTGGTCAAAGAGTTCGCCCAGTGGACCACTGCTTCCAGTGCGGCGAGCATGCTTTCCATCTATTCCATCTGCAACAGAGAAAAGGTCGATGTGATTTCCTGAGCTTGAGCAGCTATGAGAGAGGCTATTATGGAGGTGTAACTCTTTAGGTGCCAGTTAAATCACGAAAAATTCTTAGAAAGTTTCCAAATTTCTTTATGATGCAAAATGCTTCAGTAACACATTCAAAACAGAAAAATACTTGTGAAAAATTTTGCAGTGGACAATTAAGCCTTATTATTCATTTTTTTGCACCATCATGTAATACCCTGTCCCTGGGGTACTTTAGAATTTTCTGCAATATCTTTCGAACATAACAAAAATAAACACAACACCAACATCAGTCACTCGTGTTTTCATCATTCAAAGGAAAAAGATGTACCGTGCGAAAATGCTACATGGATGTGGTAATAGTCATCTATAGCACATGACAGACATAAGATGTGCATTTCACAGTTTAGTGTTAAAAAAAGTGATAACCACTGAAACTGCGCTGCCATCTATGTTTTAAATATGAAAACATCATTTGACAAGTTATGCTCATCAAGAGCCTCTCGAAACATTGCTGAAGAGTCACGATGAGCATAGAGGTTACGGCTGGCTCTGGTCGTCTTAAGCACTTAAGGGGCTATACATAGTAGTTCAGTGAACTTTCAACTTAAGTTGGTACGACCTTCTAATGCAGTTACCCATGTTGAACCCGAGGGCTTACAGTGACTTGCTTTTATGTGTAAGATGATGTGGTATAGTtctttgctatcattactgtttcgtGAATATCTTTGACTTACTTCTATGAAAATAAGCAGTTTGCACACTACTGGTCCTGTTACctttgtaattatttcttttcacTCAGTGCAACTACATTAGAACGGAGGATTTTAACACTTGCCTCCCACTGACGAGTACAGTCATCACCACAAGATATGTTGATGTGTTCGAAAAAATATTTCTGGAAACATTTTCTAAGTAAACCATGTTTTCATTGTCTAATAAACTATCAATTCGTTTTCCTCCACTTCTTTTAGTTGCATCTGCTGTATTATGTCTGTATGATGTTTGTATGGTGTTGCTCGTGAAGAAAGAACAAACAAGCCTGAATATATTAAATGAATACAGCAATtaaaaattattatttgcatGTGTGTATTGGCTTAAAATTTCAATAGCCCCTCGAACATTTTTCTTAGCTATAATGCAATAATCTCACTGTTGGTGCATAACGCCTAATGAATCACACGGCGCAAAAATGTTTAGAATCCATTAAGTCCGAGCAGCGACTCAAATTTTACTTCTTTGGTACAAGCAAGTACAGTGAAAGCTATGTAGGGAAGGGGATGACATGGAGACAAGGACATGCAACCCTTCATCAGTGcatgtcatgaccttgagcacttctctTTTCTGCTGAAATGTTCAGCTCAGTTTGAGTGTGATTTCGAGCATTAGCACGTGGTGCCACCTCATGGTAGCCATGGTAACTATAGAGCTCACAATGCTCGAATCAGCCCACAGCCGTAGACTTTGAATATATGACACAGTAATTTGCACACATGGCATCATTTAGAGAGAAAAGGGAGCAATTtatagctgactttgagaattaattCTGAATTTCAGGTCACATGCTGTGTTATAATGCTTGGCTTGCTTGTTCTTGGAAACTTCAACCCTTGAAaaacagtgttttctgaccatgctcaaaaagtgccaGGGGCCCCTTTGAGTAGTCAAAGCTTGTATTCTTGTTATAATAGAACGGTGCAAAAGATGAGATAAAGTATTGCTGCATTATTCAATGATACAATTGGTGCAGTGTTGTATATTGTCTTTTGTTACCTATTCAGAGTTTTCTATCGGTAAGCCCCACAAACAAACCCATTTGTGCCTTCGACTTAGTTCTGTACATTTGTGAATATATGTGTATGCATTGAGAATCCCTTACCTGCCGTGTTAGCAAAGCAAGCTGAGATGTTGCACTGATGAGCATGAGGTGGTGGATTCAATTCACAGCCACAGCAGTGGCATTCAGTTAGGAGCAAGGTGTCCTAACAtacaaccccagatggtcaagcttaacctcccccccccccccccccaaggttCAATAAGTCTGAACTCCTACTTTGAATCCCCCTTAAAACATTTCAAGGCGTGCAACTATCTGGCAATAAAATGTGCATGTTCATTTATGTATGTTATATTTGAAAGGTTGCCACAGTTGTTTTTTATTACTACAGCTGTAAGCTTGCAATAAAGTGCCTACTGATGTATTCATGATGACCCCATGACCATACCTGCTGCTTACAGGTTGAATAAACATTAGTAGGTCATGTGCATCATGCGGTATATATCTATTGTCTTCTGTTTGAGTGCAGATGGTAGCCAACCCCAAAGGTATAACTTGTCAGCTAGCTCTTTAGACAAGCGGGTGACCTAGAGAGATTCTGCTTCAATTTCAAGTGGTGAGGAATTTGAAACAAAATACCATCTACTTCAGTTTCTGTAAGGAGAAGCATAGCCACTGTTCCGACTGTTCCGCCCAGCTTACAAAACGCGGTGCGCGGCCCTTAGCCGGAGCCTTGTTTCCCAGTTATATGGAGCTCAAGGGCGATCAATTACCGCATGGTCGCTAGAGGGGTGTGACgtgcgtttgtgcgtgcgtgccaATAGAGCGGTGACGCTTACTCACCTAACGTGTGCGCCAGGAATTGGTTCACCGCGCACACCAGCCACACCCACGGCGGCACCGGTGGGGCCTCGGGGTGCAGGTCGCTCGACGCGTAGAAGGCGAAGTCGTAGTAGGACAGCAGGCCCACGTTAACCAGTGTTAGCACGAACCCCGACATCGTGAGCACGTTGGGGGCCACCCCACGCGGCACGAGCTGCGTCGCGGGCCATGATCGTCGCGTAAATGCGTGCGTCCTTCGAAGACGTTTCGCAATGCGTCCCTTACCTTGACTGCTTGGTCCCAGAACGGGTGCATCACGTAGTTGCTCAGCGGGCTGGTATCCTTGCACGTGTACTGCACAGAGGACACAAAAACGTTGACCGGGCGCCGCATCACCGATAAGCACGAGCAGGATCTCAAACAGCCGTCCTTTCGAAACCCCGCTCCACACTCGAGGCACACACAGGGCTGAATATGGCCTGCCTCTAGTTACACTAAGCAGGATATCGACGCGTTTGGGAAGGCTGGAACACGGCAGCTGGGCTTCCAGGTTGGCTCAAGGCAGGGAGCTTCGCGTGATCGTACCACATCGGAAGACAACCTGGCTCGGCGGTAGCACCTTACCTCGTAGTTTTCGAAGCCCTTGAGCTCTTCTTCCGACAGGTACTTCATGTTTACTTGTGACCGAGTTTGCTTGGTACTTAGTGATGACTTATTAATCTAAGCATTTATGATGTGAGACTAGAATTCACTGCGAACACACACGAGCGGTGCCTCTCTTGCGCTTCCTCGCCGCCCGAAAGTGCAAGGAGGAATGGTGGGGAgaaagcacggaggaaggaaaggaaaggAGAAAGCATGGGAGAAAGTGAGAGGAAATGGAAACCGCGCCGATCCCTGGAGGCATGAGAGAAGTCACATGAGAGAGGAATGACCCAGTTCGTGTGGCGATAACGAATACAATTATCGCGAAAAAATGGCATCACTAACGGCTTTAAAAAATATATTAAATGCTCCTTGGTAAGAGTCGTATGAGCATTACGCCCACTCGATTGTTTGATTAGTTAGAGCACGACCTACTCTACTCTTGACCTGCCCATAAAACAACTCTCCAGCGCCTACCTTCTAGTTCATACATTATGCCGCTAGGGCCATAACCTAACAACGACGTGGCGCTAGTCGGCATCTGTTTGCTGACGTCATCTTTACTGTTTGTGGTCAAATTTGAACCAACAAAACACTCATAGTGCGTATTAATTAGGCACAATTTAAAATTATTTAGAAATAAATATACTAAAGATTATTGATTTTTTTAAATTCAACTGGACGCGACAACACACAGGTTGTCCTACACCCTTTAAATCTACAGGTTCCCACGTTTGTgaaccagtgtgctataaatatTAAGCGAACTaaacagcttacttgaccagcaatCTAAGTGAAGAAATACGCACATATATGCCGGCAGTTTATCACAGAATGCAGTCATTCTTATTCCAGCGCCGTCAAAGCAACCGGtacagtagcagacgaacaggttataggtagcgccattattggtgagcggttgaacgagagcggggacacgcgttTCCATAGGAACCCTGCTATCTGAGcgggtcaggagtacagtaggtcgtgagTTAGAGTAACTAGAGTGTACTCTCTAGAGTAACTGTGAAAAGGAGTTTTTTGTCGTAAATTGATTGGAGAAGTGGCGGCACCTAGTAAAGAAGACGAGAAAGTTGCAGGTATATACATGGCTTGTGAGATAGCAAGCACACAATTGCCGTCTTGGAGGCCACGGTATATATTAAAATTATGGATACAAAGATGAAGTGCGTGAGTGGTTGTGTAACTTGTATGCCACATGATCTAGCTGGTGGCAAATTGTGCGTGCAGTAGTAACAGCGCTTAGCTATTTATGAGCCTTATGAGCGAAACAATTAATTTCATTTGTTGGTTTCTCTGTCACTcagttgcacacacacacacacaaaaagctgCCGATTGTAGCGTTACCTATCATAAAACAATACAACTGACTTGCATAAACAAATATCTGCTTGATTATTTTGTTATGTTTTATATCGGCACATGACGCCAATATCTCTAGTTTTGCGAATTTGAGCGCGAGAGATAACGGGACTGCTGAGGTTTGGGTTTCGCAACTGATAAGTTGAGCGAGCGTGCGCGCATTTGCAAACAAACACCACTGCGCCGCTGGCATGGAAGAAACTAGTTTCCGTTGCGCTTTCCTGCTGGGTGCAAGGTCTACTGCTGCGGCAAGGAAAATGAGCACGCTATCGTAGATGATCGGATCAGACAAGAACCTGTGTTTGTCGGCTACGCAACGAGCTGAGAGAAGTGCGCGTAACCGCGGTGTCGTCTCTGGTATATGCTGTGGGGCTTCGTGGCCCGCGGGTAGCACTTTTCCCCGAGGAGGAAATGCCTAGGTGAGCGGCTGCTGCTGCAGCAACCCAGGTGGTTgccggcggcggtcgccgttGCTTAACCGAGCCACCGCCGCGGCGTCCAGGTGAGCTCCATGGAGGCGCTGAATTTGCTGCACTGGGTATCGGACATCGACTACTTCAACTGGCTCGTCTGGCTCTTCACCCCTGTGGCAGTTGAGTGCTTCGTGTTAACGCGCGTGCAAATGTAGCGTTCGCATGCCGTCTAGAAGACACGCGGCATTTTCCCGCGCGAACGAACTGCGCTTTAGTTTCGCGCAGCGAACGGCTGCGGGTTGAGCGCGTTCGCTCGGTCTCGATTGCACGGATGATTCAGGCCGGTGCCCTGGTGATTCGAGCTACCACTCGGCACGTTTTTCATAGGCATGCGTGCGCATATGTATATTTTTTCCTGGCACCGTGTGGCGTTGTCTCGGGTGGTTTAAGTGGATCGCATGCTGTGCTGCAGGTGGCCTTCTTGCTCCCGACGCTCGTCATCTTGCTGCTGTACATTTCCATACTCTTCCTGCACATCTACCGCTACCGACGTCCCCTGAGAGACGCGTACGCCCGGCACTTTTGGGACGGCGCTCGGTACACCCTGGCGCTGCTGTGGTCGGGCCACGGCCGCGTCTGGCACGGTGAGCGAGCACAGACAACCAACGAACAAGTGCGTCCAAAGCTGAAAAATATGGAGTCGTGTCTAGAGAGGCCGCCGATTACTAACACGAGGCGTCCACTCGCATGCATTGCACACCCCAAGATGACGGTCACAAAATGATGTAGGCATGTGGTGCCTTGCCTTGTCAGCATGCTCGAGCAAGAAAATGCCTGCAGAATAAGTTAAGCACAAAGTGCCTCCAT encodes:
- the LOC119163415 gene encoding ethanolaminephosphotransferase 1; this translates as MKYLSEEELKGFENYEYTCKDTSPLSNYVMHPFWDQAVKLVPRGVAPNVLTMSGFVLTLVNVGLLSYYDFAFYASSDLHPEAPPVPPWVWLVCAVNQFLAHTLDGIDGKHARRTGSSGPLGELFDHGLDSWATLFMPVCLYSVFGRAEMSCNTWRFLLVLCNIHFCFILSHWEKYNTGILYLPWGYDISQMILLGSFVLTYLYSYRLWKFTILGWGAGECLELTLHAGSFFMTIPMCLYNIHRAWQDGRLRQPSLWEAVRPLLSGVVLFVLAMSWAAASPNDVLSHQPRLFYFLLGTLFSNISCRLIISQMTSTRCETLNLLLLPVALGVASCLWLQADETLVLCLLASLVALAHVHYGVCVVQQMCHHFHIHCFSLKRPPVE